The following are from one region of the Natronosporangium hydrolyticum genome:
- a CDS encoding AMP-binding protein: protein MEEVIRPFGSEQTVSFVATDGARTTVTYDKLARIVATAGSRLRAQGVRAGDSVAVTITNDLEAVTAALGVWSAGATLVSLPPAPRRDQQAPYVERIGAVLTAMGCRHHLTSAAAVAIPGLQSLRIESLAGDDSVVDPIPPIPDIALVQFTSGSRGAPKGVAISREAFAGHIRMISGTLEMDPAVDCTATWLPLYHDLGFVCFFGAALYSRVPQVHTEPRAFVLNPARWLTMLAAEGATISGAPNFAFRLAARAAYPAGLDLSRMRLCLNAAERVLWPDLTAFQETAGAFNFPWQAISPAYGLAEGTVGASATVIGNGPRQGTNGHVSLGPPLPGSLLSVKEPTGPGPGSLLIDGDWLFAGYWTERGFEAQPARPFDTDDAGFIQDGEIYVIGRRGEVASVAGHNVFAEDIEALANTIGAPYVVGCAAFKHSREEAGESFGLVLEVSPRERPRAEELARRVRAAVADEAGIRPTPLVVVQSGVIPRTSSGKPRRPELRSMVLGDELPPRRIYGSVS, encoded by the coding sequence TTGGAGGAGGTAATCCGCCCCTTTGGCTCGGAGCAGACCGTGAGCTTCGTCGCTACTGATGGCGCACGGACCACGGTGACGTACGACAAGCTAGCCCGAATCGTAGCCACCGCCGGGAGTCGCCTCCGCGCACAGGGGGTGCGCGCCGGCGACTCGGTTGCGGTCACGATCACCAACGACCTCGAGGCGGTCACGGCTGCGCTCGGAGTCTGGTCCGCCGGCGCAACCCTGGTGTCGCTGCCTCCGGCCCCGCGCCGCGATCAGCAGGCCCCATATGTCGAACGGATCGGCGCGGTCCTGACTGCAATGGGCTGCCGGCACCACCTGACCTCGGCGGCTGCCGTCGCAATTCCAGGCCTGCAGTCCTTGCGGATCGAATCCCTGGCCGGCGACGACTCCGTCGTAGACCCCATACCCCCAATTCCGGACATAGCGCTCGTACAATTCACATCCGGGAGCAGGGGCGCTCCGAAGGGGGTCGCGATCAGCCGGGAGGCCTTCGCCGGACACATTCGCATGATTAGCGGAACCCTGGAAATGGACCCGGCAGTCGACTGTACGGCTACCTGGCTTCCGCTCTACCACGATCTTGGCTTTGTCTGCTTCTTCGGGGCAGCACTCTACAGCCGGGTACCCCAGGTGCACACTGAACCCCGGGCCTTTGTCCTCAATCCGGCACGGTGGCTGACGATGCTCGCTGCCGAGGGGGCAACGATCAGCGGTGCCCCGAACTTCGCCTTTCGGCTGGCCGCCCGCGCCGCGTACCCGGCCGGCCTGGACCTGTCCCGTATGCGCTTGTGTCTCAACGCCGCCGAACGTGTGCTGTGGCCGGATCTCACGGCCTTCCAGGAGACCGCTGGCGCGTTCAACTTTCCGTGGCAGGCGATCTCTCCTGCCTACGGACTAGCGGAGGGGACGGTCGGAGCCTCGGCCACAGTCATCGGAAATGGCCCCCGACAGGGTACTAACGGCCACGTTTCGCTCGGCCCGCCGCTGCCCGGCAGCCTACTCTCGGTGAAGGAACCAACCGGTCCCGGACCGGGATCCCTATTGATCGACGGTGATTGGTTGTTCGCCGGCTACTGGACAGAGCGAGGGTTCGAAGCGCAACCAGCGCGCCCATTCGACACCGACGACGCCGGTTTCATACAGGACGGTGAGATCTACGTAATCGGCCGCCGTGGCGAGGTAGCTTCCGTCGCAGGGCACAACGTGTTCGCCGAGGACATCGAGGCGCTGGCGAACACCATCGGAGCGCCCTATGTCGTCGGATGCGCTGCCTTCAAGCACTCCCGTGAGGAGGCGGGAGAGTCGTTCGGGCTGGTCTTGGAGGTCTCACCGCGGGAGCGGCCGCGGGCCGAAGAGTTGGCGCGCCGGGTGCGGGCGGCGGTGGCCGACGAGGCCGGCATTCGGCCAACTCCGCTAGTCGTGGTCCAGTCCGGCGTCATTCCCAGGACATCCTCCGGCAAGCCCCGCCGTCCCGAGCTACGGTCTATGGTCCTGGGCGATGAGTTACCGCCACGCCGGATATACGGCTCGGTGTCCTGA
- a CDS encoding ferritin-like domain-containing protein, with product MITRSGRHIDPEDPVWILNHYRAAEVHGAGAIMRMQRLANTTRLRTDLSRHLRDEAVHAWLWTRAIEEFNGEVVDVDEPYQAVLAAHYGIPKTLNDMLALTLVSERRGLSEYEIHVDQQGLPKAIRRPMKAIIRDEQWHVSYIEDALREQAKEDKGVHQLIERAEHADALAIEELESNAPV from the coding sequence ATGATCACGCGATCTGGCCGCCACATCGACCCAGAGGATCCGGTGTGGATTCTCAACCACTACCGTGCAGCCGAGGTTCATGGTGCGGGCGCCATCATGCGGATGCAGAGGTTGGCGAACACCACGAGACTGCGCACAGATCTTTCGCGTCACCTGCGCGATGAGGCAGTTCACGCATGGCTGTGGACCCGTGCCATCGAGGAGTTCAACGGCGAGGTAGTCGACGTCGACGAGCCCTATCAGGCAGTTCTCGCTGCTCACTACGGAATCCCAAAGACCTTGAACGACATGCTTGCCCTAACCCTGGTATCGGAGCGGCGTGGTCTATCGGAATACGAAATCCACGTCGACCAGCAAGGTTTGCCGAAGGCAATCCGGCGTCCGATGAAGGCAATCATTCGTGACGAGCAGTGGCACGTGTCATACATTGAGGACGCGCTGCGGGAGCAGGCGAAAGAGGACAAAGGGGTGCACCAGCTCATCGAACGAGCCGAACATGCCGATGCTCTAGCGATCGAGGAGCTGGAGTCGAACGCCCCGGTGTAG
- a CDS encoding acyl carrier protein — MSTTREDDMDEQQALEIVTRMVARGRGVDARALTPQTDLKEDLGFDSLDASELFASLHGELGTGVDLPDLTELRTIEDIARCIAKQEG, encoded by the coding sequence GACCCGTGAGGACGATATGGACGAGCAACAAGCGCTGGAGATTGTGACTCGGATGGTCGCGCGGGGGAGAGGCGTCGATGCGCGTGCGTTGACCCCGCAAACCGATCTGAAGGAGGACCTGGGCTTCGATTCGCTCGACGCTTCCGAGTTGTTCGCTTCCCTGCACGGCGAGTTAGGTACCGGAGTTGATCTGCCTGATCTGACCGAGTTGCGGACAATCGAGGATATTGCCCGGTGTATCGCGAAGCAGGAGGGGTGA